In one window of Miscanthus floridulus cultivar M001 chromosome 12, ASM1932011v1, whole genome shotgun sequence DNA:
- the LOC136496080 gene encoding ubiquinol oxidase 1b, mitochondrial-like produces MSSRMAGAALLRHLGPRLFAAEPVTGLATRGVMPAAARILPARMSSTGTDLQDMQGGPPHTLGTAAAEAAKEKPEAPVPEGQDKKAVVSYWGIQPRKLVKEDSTERRWFCFRPWDTYRADTSIDMKKHHEPKALPDKLAYWLVKSLIMPKQLFFQRRHSSHALLLETVAAVPGMVGGMLLHLRSLRRFEHSGGWIRALLEEAENERMHLMTFLEVAHPKWWERALVLAAQGVYFNAYFVAYLASPKFAHRFVGYLEEVLYTLDHLGVD; encoded by the exons ATGAGCTCCAGGATGGCCGGAGCAGCGCTCCTGCGCCACCTAGGCCCCCGCCTCTTCGCGGCCGAGCCGGTGACCGGGCTCGCGACGAGGGGCGTCATGCCCGCGGCCGCGAGGATCCTCCCCGCACGGATGTCCAGCACAGGGACGGACCTACAGGATATGCAGGGTGGGCCACCGCATACCCTGGG CACCGCTGCCGCGGAGGCCGCCAAAGAAAAGCCCGAGGCCCCGGTGCCGGAGGGGCAGGACAAGAAGGCCGTCGTCAGCTACTGGGGCATCCAGCCGCGGAAGCTCGTGAAGGAGGACAGCACGGAGCGGAGGTGGTTCTGCTTCAGG CCATGGGACACGTACAGAGCGGACACGTCGATCGACATGAAGAAGCACCACGAGCCGAAGGCGCTGCCCGACAAGCTAGCCTACTGGCTGGTCAAGTCGCTGATCATGCCCAAGCAGCTCTTCTTCCAGCGCCGGCACTCCAGCCACGCGCTGCTGCTGGAGACGGTGGCGGCCGTGCCGGGCATGGTGGGCGGCATGCTCCTGCACCTGCGCTCGCTGCGCCGCTTCGAGCACAGCGGCGGGTGGATCCGCGCGCTGCTGGAGGAGGCCGAGAACGAGCGGATGCACCTCATGACGTTCCTGGAGGTGGCGCATCCCAAGTGGTGGGAGCGCGCGCTCGTGCTCGCCGCACAGGGCGTCTACTTCAACGCCTACTTCGTCGCCTACCTCGCCTCGCCCAAGTTCGCGCACCGCTTCGTCGGCTACCTGGAGGAGGTGTTATATACTTTGGACCATCTAGGTGTAGATTAG
- the LOC136497302 gene encoding uncharacterized protein, translating to MDPPAPSPRPPAGDGALPSERNRQRPRSALRGALGVAFPIAVSFLFSFLVGLAGLALGGLSSTASVSMPSTCRILSTGVDLRSSKVCELGLLNYRAKHVFYPSSKRRFRCHDDYYWASVLQVEYTEYFSGQVSYAVAEAPKEALPHNCRPDFGAAWSTTLKFKVNESYSCRYMLGSNKADIHSDKLFNCTAEEPSTTELLKRILILFSEIYVSEDFSSERMLGYVAAGFVLGMLSLMFITVLFRGLYRLLLASARWAVRKHSIRVFASRLKRACLLVAYVSAVGWITLQYSKFIGLKELLSDSELMERFF from the exons ATGGATCCGCCAGCGCCTTCTCCGAGGCCCCCTGCGGGCGATGGGGCACTGCCATCGGAGCGGAACCGGCAGCGACCAAGGTCTGCACTCCGTGGCGCCCTCGGGGTGGCCTTCCCCATCGCGGTATCGTTCCTGTTCTCCTTCCTCGTCGGGCTGGCTGGGCTCGCGCTTGGTGGTCTCTCGTCCACTGCATCGGTCTCCATGCCCTCCACCTGCCGCATCCTCTCCACCG GCGTTGACCTTAGGTCATCAAAAGTTTGTGAGCTTGGATTATTGAACTATAGAGCTAAGCATGTCTTCTACCCGTCGAGTAAGAGAAGATTCCGCTGCCATGATGACTACTACTGGGCTTCAGTTTTACAG GTTGAATACACAGAATATTTTTCTGGCCAAGTATCTTATGCAGTGGCAGAGGCCCCAAAAGAGGCTCTTCCCCATAATTGTCGACCTGATTTTGGTGCTGCATGGTCAACAACATTAAAGTTCAAG GTAAATGAATCATACAGCTGCAGATATATGCTAGGTAGTAACAAGGCTGACATTCACTCGGACAAGCTATTCAATTGTACTGCTGAGGAGCCTTCCACTACGGAGCTGCTCAAAAGGATTCTTATACT GTTTTCAGAGATTTATGTGTCAGAAGATTTCAGTTCAGAACGAATGCTTGGTTATGTAGCAGCAGGTTTTGTGCTCGGCATGCTGAGTTTGATGTTCATTACAGTCTTATTTAGAGGTTTGTATAGATTGTTGCTTGCTTCCGCCAGGTGGGCGGTGAGGAAGCATAGCATCAGAGTATTTGCCAGTCGGTTGAAGCGTGCCTGCCTTCTTGTTGCCTATGTATCTGCTGTTGGCTGGATCACCTTGCAGTATAGCAAATTTATCGGATTGAAAGAACTTTTGTCGGATTCTGAACTCATGGAGCGGTTCTTTTAA
- the LOC136497301 gene encoding ubiquinol oxidase 1b, mitochondrial-like translates to MSSRMAGAALLRHLGPRLFAAEPAVSGLTARGVMPAAARLLPARMASTAAEAAREDAGAKQPGGTEKAADGQSKKAIVSYWGIEAPKLVKEDGTEWKWPCFRPWDAYTSDTSIDVKKHHAPTTLPDKAAYLIVKSLRVPMDLFFQRRHASHALLLETVAAVPGMVGGMLLHLRSLRRFEHSGGWVRALLEEAENERMHLMTFLEVTQPLWWERALVLATQGVFFNAYFVGYLLSPKFAHRVVGYLEEEAVHSYTEYLKDLEAGIIENTPAPAIAIDYWRLPADAKLKDVVTVVRADEAHHRDVNHFASDIHYQGMKLRDTPAPLGYH, encoded by the exons ATGAGCTCTCGCATGGCCGGGGCAGCGCTTCTGCGCCACCTAGGCCCGCGCCTGTTCGCGGCCGAGCCGGCCGTGTCTGGGCTCACCGCGAGGGGCGTCATGCCCGCGGCCGCGAGGCTTCTCCCCGCGCGGATGGCCAGCACCGCCGCGGAGGCTGCCAGAGAGGATGCCGGTGCAAAACAGCCCGGCGGCACCGAGAAGGCAGCAGACGGGCAGAGCAAGAAGGCCATCGTCAGCTACTGGGGCATCGAGGCGCCCAAGCTCGTGAAGGAGGACGGCACGGAGTGGAAGTGGCCCTGCTTCCGG CCGTGGGACGCGTACACGTCGGACACGTCCATCGACGTGAAGAAGCACCACGCGCCGACGACGCTGCCCGACAAGGCGGCGTACCTGATCGTCAAGTCGCTGCGCGTGCCCATGGACCTCTTCTTCCAGCGCCGGCACGCCAGCCACGCGCTGCTGCTGGAGACGGTGGCGGCGGTGCCGGGCATGGTGGGCGGCATGCTCCTCCACCTGCGCTCGCTCCGCCGCTTCGAGCACAGCGGCGGCTGGGTCCGCGCGCTGCTCGAGGAGGCCGAGAACGAGCGCATGCACCTCATGACGTTCCTCGAGGTCACGCAGCCGCTCTGGTGGGAGCGCGCGCTCGTGCTCGCCACGCAGGGCGTCTTCTTCAACGCCTACTTCGTCGGCTACCTTCTCTCCCCCAAGTTCGCGCACCGCGTCGTCGGCTACCTCGAGGAGGAGGCCGTGCACTCGTACACGGAGTACCTCAAGGACCTCGAGGCCGGTATCATCGAGAACACGCCGGCGCCGGCCATCGCCATCGACTACTGGCGCCTCCCCGCCGACGCCAAGCTCAAGGACGTCGTCACCGTCGTGCGCGCCGACGAGGCGCACCACCGTGATGTCAACCACTTCGCGTCG GACATCCATTACCAGGGGATGAAGCTCAGGGACACGCCCGCGCCGCTCGGTTATCACTAA